One genomic segment of Drosophila melanogaster chromosome 3R includes these proteins:
- the CG17186 gene encoding uncharacterized protein yields the protein MSQTCQRTETLTIEALDFIYEDEMEYLHLKQAPRKEEQVKAVKIKRLTCNINGCTYSTDRRRDLRRHRRSQKHMLLESCSDSESEVESSLFSCNVCGYKTAKRYCFDRHKESRRHIMKEQEECEKLMDEAERAEPAVKRIKRVEEPAPADAEKTRYTEDILTTCTPCDYSTTRKSQFEMQAKSQANIEVVQSQLEANEYIQYLPQEQEQMVELSGESGETEDEYLAYKKECRCTLECKPCEYRTARRFCFVRHMRSARHLAKIQADLDGLEETEALEPVEYLEAENELEEIDHREERNFVEELDMDVMEEPDVVEDIQDIDKQNGLEEINLVEIDEVVQIDPGFEMIEYTTAEENVYEEIVYLTTEDSPEDISYFIALDNA from the exons ATGTCGCAGACATGCCAGAGAACGGAAACACTGACGATAGAGGCTCTAGATTTCATCTACGAGGACGAAATGGAAT ACTTGCACCTAAAACAAGCGCCCAGAAAGGAGGAGCAAGTCAAGGCGGTGAAGATAAAGCGACTGACTTGCAACATAAACGGCTGCACTTACTCCACGGACCGGAGAAGAGACTTGAGGCGCCACAGGCGGTCGCAAAAGCACATGCTGCTGGAGTCCTGCTCTGACTCCGAGTCTGAGGTGGAATCGTCACTGTTCTCGTGCAACGTCTGCGGCTACAAGACCGCCAAACGGTATTGCTTCGACCGGCACAAGGAGTCGAGGCGCCACATAAtgaaggagcaggaggagtGCGAGAAGCTGATGGACGAGGCCGAGAGGGCGGAACCGGCGGTAAAACGCATAAAAAGAGTAGAGGAGCCAGCGCCCGCGGATGCGGAGAAAACACGATACACGGAAGACATCCTGACCACGTGCACGCCGTGTGACTACAGCACCACTCGAAAATCTCAATTCGAGATGCAAGCAAAAAGCCAGGCGAACATCGAGGTCGTGCAAAGCCAGCTGGAGGCTAATGAATACATACAGTATCTGCCCCAGGAGCAGGAACAGATGGTGGAGCTATCTGGGGAGTCTGGGGAGACCGAGGACGAATACCTCGCCTACAAGAAGGAGTGCAGGTGCACCCTGGAGTGCAAGCCCTGCGAATACAGAACGGCCAGGAGATTCTGCTTCGTTCGGCACATGCGATCGGCAAGGCATCTGGCCAAGATTCAAGCTGACCTTGATGGTCTGGAGGAAACTGAAGCTCTTGAGCCAGTAGAATACTTGGAAGCGGAAAATGAGCTGGAGGAGATTGATCACAGAGAGGAGAGAAATTTTGTGGAGGAGCTTGATATGGATGTTATGGAAGAGCCAGATGTTGTGGAGGATATACAGGATATAGATAAGCAAAACGGACTGGAAGAGATCAATCTAGTGGAGATCGACGAGGTGGTTCAAATAGATCCCGGCTTTGAAATGATAGAATATACAACTGCCGAAGAAAACGTTTACGAGGAGATCGTGTACCTGACCACCGAAGACAGTCCGGAGGATATTTCCTACTTCATCGCGCTGGACAATGCATAG
- the Arc42 gene encoding Activator-recruited cofactor subunit 42, translating to MQSVLTRSLCIARRSLNARQIASLSALSETHQMLQKSCRDFANNELSGNAAKFDREHLYPEKQIRQMGELGVMAVAIPEELGGTGLDYVAYAIAMEEISRGCASAGVIMSVNNSLYLGPLLSFGNDAQKKDYITPFTTGERVGCFALSEPGNGSDAGAASTIATDKGDHFVLNGTKAWITNAFEAEAAIVFATTNKQLKHKGISAFIVPKATKGFSLGKKEDKLGIRGSSTCQLIFEDCVVPKENMLGEPGFGFKIAMQTLDAGRIGIAGQALGIGQAALELAVDYAQKRQAFGKPIAKLQSIQQKIADMSLAMESARLLTWRAAWLKDQKQPYTKEAAMAKLAASEAATLCSHQCIQILGGMGYVTDMAAERHYRDARITEIYEGTSEIQRLVIAGSILKEYAS from the exons ATGCAATCAGTACTCACCCGCTCGTTATGCATTG CCCGCAGATCTTTAAATGCTCGTCAAATTGCCTCATTGTCGGCGCTTTCGGAGACGCACCAGATGCTGCAGAAGTCCTGCCGGGACTTTGCCAACAATGAGCTCAGTGGAAACGCAGCCAAGTTCGATCGGGAGCACCTGTATCCAGAGAAACAGATCCGCCAGATGGGCGAACTGGGCGTGATGGCAGTAGCGATTCCCGAGGAGCTGG GCGGCACTGGACTGGATTATGTGGCCTACGCCATTGCCATGGAGGAAATCTCAAGGGGCTGTGCCTCTGCTGGCGTCATCATGTCGGTGAACAACTCCCTGTATCTGGGACCGCTTCTCTCTTTCGGAAACGATGCCCAGAAGAAGGACTACATCACACCGTTTACCACCGGCGAACGAGTGGGCTGCTTCGCGCTCTCTGAACCTGGAAACGGATCCGATGCTGGAGCTGCTTCCACCATAGCAACCGACAAGGGAGATCACTTCGTGCTGAATGGCACCAAGGCCTGGATCACAAATGCCTTCGAGGCGGAGGCAGCCATTGTGTTCGCCACCACCAACAAGCAGCTGAAGCACAAGGGCATCTCCGCATTCATTGTGCCCAAGGCTACCAAGGGCTTCTCGCTGGGCAAAAAGGAGGATAAGCTGGGCATCCGGGGATCTTCGACGTGCCAGCTAATTTTCGAGGACTGCGTGGTGCCCAAGGAGAACATGCTGGGCGAGCCGGGTTTCGGTTTCAAGATTGCCATGCAGACGCTGGACGCCGGCCGCATAGGAATCGCTGGCCAGGCGCTGGGCATTGGTCAGGCTGCCCTCGAATTGGCCGTGGACTACGCCCAGAAGCGACAGGCCTTCGGCAAGCCCATTGCCAAGCTCCAGTCCATCCAGCAAAAGATCGCGGACATGTCGTTGGCCATGGAGTCGGCACGTCTGCTCACCTGGCGCGCCGCCTGGCTGAAGGACCAAAAGCAGCCCTACACCAAAGAAGCTGCAATGGCCAAGCTGGCTGCCTCGGAGGCGGCCACCTTGTGCTCCCACCAGTGTATCCAGATCCTGGGCGGAATGGGCTACGTGACCGACATGGCGGCCGAGCGTCATTACAGGGACGCCCGCATCACTGAGATCTACGAGGGCACCTCCGAAATCCAGCGACTGGTGATCGCGGGCTCCATTCTAAAGGAATATGCTAGTTAA